The following are from one region of the Canis lupus familiaris isolate Mischka breed German Shepherd chromosome 30, alternate assembly UU_Cfam_GSD_1.0, whole genome shotgun sequence genome:
- the MPI gene encoding mannose-6-phosphate isomerase isoform X3: MAAPQVFPLSCAVQHYAWGKMGSSSEVAQLLASSDPAAAISEDKPYAELWMGSHPRGDAKILDDRISQKTLGQWIAENQDCLGSKVKDMFHGKLPFLFKVLSVETALSIQAHPNKELAEKLHLQAPQHYPDANHKPEMAVALTSFQGLCGFRPVEEILTFLTKVPEFQFLIGDKAATQLKQSMGGDSRSMASALQSCFSHLMKSEKKVVVEQLNLLVKRISQQVAAGNNMEDIYGELLLQLHQQYPGDIGCFAIYFLNLLTLKPGEAMFLEANVPHAYLKGDFIFK, from the exons ATGGCGGCTCCGCAAG tgtTCCCACTTTCCTGCGCGGTGCAGCACTACGCCTGGGGGAAGATGGGCTCCAGCAGCGAGGTGGCCCAGCTGCTGGCCAGCAGCGACCCCGCGGCCGCGATCTCCGAGGACAAGCCGTACGCGGAG TTGTGGATGGGATCCCACCCCCGGGGAGATGCCAAGATACTTGACGACCGCATCTCACAGAAGACACTAGGCCAGTGGATCGCAGAGAACCAGGACTGCTTGGGCTCGAAGGTCAAGGACATGTTCCATGGGAAGCTGCCCTTCCTCTTCAAGGTGCTCTCGGTTGAAACGGCCCTGTCCATCCAGGCACACCCTAACAAG GAGCTGGCAGAGAAGCTGCACCTCCAGGCCCCACAGCACTACCCTGATGCCAACCATAAGCCAGAGATGGCCGTTGCCCTCACCTCCTTCCAGGGTTTATGTGGTTTCCGTCCAGTTGAGGAAATTTTGACGTTCCTGACAA AGGTGCCTGAGTTCCAGTTTCTGATTGGAGATAAGGCGGCAACTCAGCTGAAGCAGAGCATGGGTGGTGACTCCCGGTCTATGGCGTCTGCTCTGCAGAGCTGTTTCTCCCACCTGATGAAGAGCGAGAAGAAGGTGGTGGTGGAGCAGCTCAACCTGCTGGTGAAGCGGATCTCTCAGCAAG TGGCTGCTGGGAACAACATGGAGGACATCTACGGGGAGCTCTTACTGCAGCTGCACCAGCAGTATCCAGGTGATATAGGATGCTTTGCCATCTACTTCCTGAACCTGCTAACCCTGAAGCCGGGAGAGGCCATGTTTCTGGAGGCCAATGTGCCCCATGCCTACCTGAAAGGAG attttatttttaagtaa
- the SCAMP2 gene encoding secretory carrier-associated membrane protein 2 isoform X1: protein MSSVDTNPFADPVDVNPFQDPSVTQLTNAPQGSLAEFNPFSETNAATTVPVTQLPGPSQPAVLQPSVEPTQPTPQLLLRQASKFLPTRFLTVSELSERQMLLGGDSILRDSYMRKLPKAVASAAQASLLRQQEELDRKAAELERKERELQSTVASLHVRENNWPPLPFWCPVKPCFYQDFSVEIPADYQRICKMLYYLWMLHSVTLFLNLLACLAWFLVDSSKGVDFGLSILWLIMFTPCAFLCWYRPIYKAFRSDNSFSFFVFFFIFFCQIVIYIIQLVGIPGLGDSGWIAALSTLKQDHLAVSIIMMVVAGFFTLCAVLSLFLLKRVHSLYRRTGASFQQAQEEFSQGIFSNRTFRSAASSAARGAFQGN, encoded by the exons ATGTCGTCCGTCGACACCAACCCCTTCGCAGACCCGGTGGACGTAAACCCCTTTCAG GATCCCTCTGTGACCCAGCTGACCAATGCGCCGCAAGGCAGCCTGGCTGAGTTCAACCCCTTCTCAGAG ACAAATGCAGCGACAACAGTTCCTGTCACGCAGCTCCCTGGGCCCTCGCAGCCAGCGGTTCTCCAGCCTTCCGTGGAACCAACCCAGCCCACCCCCCAG CTCCTGCTTAGACAGGCCAGCAAGTTCCTGCCTACCAGATTCCTGACAGTGAGTGAGCTCTCAGAGAGGCAGATGCTACTAGGAGGAGATAGTATTCTCAGAGACAGCTACATGCGAAAGCTTCCGAAG GCCGTGGCCTCCGCAGCCCAGGCAAGCCTGCTCCGGCAGCAGGAAGAGCTGGACAGGAAGGCAGCTGAGCTAGAGCGAAAGGAGCGGGAGCTGCAGAGCACGGTGGCCAGCTTACATG tgagagagaacaaCTGGCCACCCCTGCCCTTCTGGTGCCCTGTCAAGCCCTGCTTCTATCAGGATTTCTCCGTCGAGATCCCTGCCGACTATCAGCGGATATGCAAGATGCTCTACTATCTCTGGATGT TGCATTCGGTGACTCTCTTTCTGAACCTGCTTGCCTGCCTGGCCTGGTTCTTAGTCGACAGCTCCAAGGGAGTGGACTTTGGCCTTTCGATCCTGTGGTTGATCATGTTCACCCCCTGTGCCTTCCTTTGTTGGTACCGACCCATCTATAAGGCCTTCAG GTCCGACAACTCTTTCAGCTTCTTCGTgttcttcttcatatttttttgtcAAATAGTGATCTATATCATCCAGTTGGTTGGCATCCCTGGCCTGGGGGACAG TGGTTGGATCGCAGCCCTGTCTACACTGAAGCAAGACCACTTGGCTGTGTCGATCATCATGATGGTGGTGGCTGGCTTCTTCACCCTGTGTGCCGTGCTCTCACTCTTCCTTCTGAAGCGG GTGCACTCCCTGTACCGCCGGACGGGGGCCAGCTTCCAGCAGGCCCAGGAGGAGTTTTCCCAGGGCATCTTCAGCAACAGGACCTTCCGCAGCGCTGCCTCCTCTGCTGCCCGGGGAGCCTTTCAAGGGAACTAG
- the SCAMP2 gene encoding secretory carrier-associated membrane protein 2 isoform X2: MSSVDTNPFADPVDVNPFQDPSVTQLTNAPQGSLAEFNPFSETNAATTVPVTQLPGPSQPAVLQPSVEPTQPTPQAVASAAQASLLRQQEELDRKAAELERKERELQSTVASLHVRENNWPPLPFWCPVKPCFYQDFSVEIPADYQRICKMLYYLWMLHSVTLFLNLLACLAWFLVDSSKGVDFGLSILWLIMFTPCAFLCWYRPIYKAFRSDNSFSFFVFFFIFFCQIVIYIIQLVGIPGLGDSGWIAALSTLKQDHLAVSIIMMVVAGFFTLCAVLSLFLLKRVHSLYRRTGASFQQAQEEFSQGIFSNRTFRSAASSAARGAFQGN, from the exons ATGTCGTCCGTCGACACCAACCCCTTCGCAGACCCGGTGGACGTAAACCCCTTTCAG GATCCCTCTGTGACCCAGCTGACCAATGCGCCGCAAGGCAGCCTGGCTGAGTTCAACCCCTTCTCAGAG ACAAATGCAGCGACAACAGTTCCTGTCACGCAGCTCCCTGGGCCCTCGCAGCCAGCGGTTCTCCAGCCTTCCGTGGAACCAACCCAGCCCACCCCCCAG GCCGTGGCCTCCGCAGCCCAGGCAAGCCTGCTCCGGCAGCAGGAAGAGCTGGACAGGAAGGCAGCTGAGCTAGAGCGAAAGGAGCGGGAGCTGCAGAGCACGGTGGCCAGCTTACATG tgagagagaacaaCTGGCCACCCCTGCCCTTCTGGTGCCCTGTCAAGCCCTGCTTCTATCAGGATTTCTCCGTCGAGATCCCTGCCGACTATCAGCGGATATGCAAGATGCTCTACTATCTCTGGATGT TGCATTCGGTGACTCTCTTTCTGAACCTGCTTGCCTGCCTGGCCTGGTTCTTAGTCGACAGCTCCAAGGGAGTGGACTTTGGCCTTTCGATCCTGTGGTTGATCATGTTCACCCCCTGTGCCTTCCTTTGTTGGTACCGACCCATCTATAAGGCCTTCAG GTCCGACAACTCTTTCAGCTTCTTCGTgttcttcttcatatttttttgtcAAATAGTGATCTATATCATCCAGTTGGTTGGCATCCCTGGCCTGGGGGACAG TGGTTGGATCGCAGCCCTGTCTACACTGAAGCAAGACCACTTGGCTGTGTCGATCATCATGATGGTGGTGGCTGGCTTCTTCACCCTGTGTGCCGTGCTCTCACTCTTCCTTCTGAAGCGG GTGCACTCCCTGTACCGCCGGACGGGGGCCAGCTTCCAGCAGGCCCAGGAGGAGTTTTCCCAGGGCATCTTCAGCAACAGGACCTTCCGCAGCGCTGCCTCCTCTGCTGCCCGGGGAGCCTTTCAAGGGAACTAG